From Salvia splendens isolate huo1 chromosome 16, SspV2, whole genome shotgun sequence, a single genomic window includes:
- the LOC121771455 gene encoding cation/H(+) antiporter 18-like — translation MASNTTVTCLPPMKATSNGVFQGDNPLHHALPLLIIQICVVLALTRLLAFLLRPLRQPRVIAEIVGGVLLGPSALGRNHKYLHAIFPPRSLTVLDTLANLGLLFFLFLVGLELDPKSLRQTGKKALSIALAGISLPFGLGVGASFVLRATISQGVSQGPFLIFMGVALSITAFPVLARILAELKLLTTNVGRIAMSAAAVNDVAAWILLALAVALSGTGRSPLVSLWVFLCGFGFILSCSIVCPFVFKWVARRCPEGEPVDEIYICATLGAVLAAGLVTDIIGIHALFGAFVMGVLVPKEGAFAGALVEKVEDIVSGLFLPLYFVSSGLKTNVATIQGLQSWGLLALVIFTACFGKIFGTVLVSLCCKVRFREALTLGFLMNTKGLVELIVLNIGKDRGVLNDQTFAIMVLMALFTTFITTPVVVAVYKPAEMAKLEYKYRTIQRKEPDTQLRMFICFHSTRNIPTLINLMEVSRGTGKKGGLRIYAMHLMELSERSSAILMVHKARNNGLPFWNKVNSDANQVVVAFDAFHHLSQVSIRPTTAISPFSSMHEDICTSAERKMAAIIILPFHKHQRVDGHFETTRADFRHVNRRVLEHAPCSVGILVDRGLGGPSHISASNVNYTVTAFFFGGHDDREALSYGALMAEHTGIRLNAVRFIVDSKLIPDSLTLDVKDESHVEDTSDEEFLAEFKQRVSADGSIKYEEVGVGSDADIVGTIFKYNRSNLFIIGRMPECRLVAAFDKKSECPELGPVGNLLISPQFKTTASVLVVQQYRGQLMGDSLASLKEENTSDTEADEAAAAAQESR, via the exons ATGGCTTCAAATACGACTGTAACATGCTTACCGCCGATGAAGGCCACCTCAAATGGGGTCTTCCAAGGGGATAATCCTCTCCACCACGCACTTCCTCTCTTGATTATACAGATATGCGTTGTGCTGGCGTTGACCCGATTACTAGCATTTCTTCTCCGGCCGCTAAGGCAGCCACGTGTCATTGCTGAGATTGTT GGAGGCGTTCTACTTGGTCCTTCAGCTTTGGGACGCAACCATAAATATCTTCATGCCATTTTCCCACCTAGAAGCCTCACAGTTTTGGATACTCTTGCCAACCTGGGTCTCTTATTCTTCCTGTTCCTGGTAGGCCTTGAGTTGGATCCAAAGTCTCTTCGACAGACTGGAAAGAAAGCCTTAAGTATTGCTCTAGCAGGAATCAGTCTCCCATTTGGTTTAGGAGTTGGGGCATCATTTGTGCTCAGGGCTACTATTTCCCAAGGTGTGAGTCAAGGACCATTCTTGATTTTCATGGGAGTAGCTCTTTCAATTACTGCATTTCCTGTTTTGGCTCGTATTTTGGCTGAACTTAAGCTATTGACTACAAATGTTGGTAGAATAGCCATGTCAGCTGCGGCAGTCAATGATGTGGCTGCATGGATTCTTCTTGCTCTTGCTGTTGCCTTATCAGGCACAGGCCGCTCTCCACTTGTTTCCTTGTGGGTCTTCTTATGTGGGTTTGGTTTCATACTGTCATGCTCGATTGTTTGCCCTTTTGTTTTCAAATGGGTTGCTAGACGCTGTCCTGAAGGTGAGCCAGTTGACGAGATATATATCTGTGCTACACTTGGTGCTGTTTTAGCTGCTGGTCTTGTCACTGATATCATCGGGATTCATGCACTTTTTGGTGCCTTTGTTATGGGCGTTCTTGTTCCAAAGGAGGGAGCATTTGCAGGAGCCCTTGTGGAAAAAGTAGAGGACATCGTCTCTGGCCTATTTCTTCCTTTGTACTTTGTATCAAGTGGATTAAAGACAAATGTAGCCACCATTCAAGGGCTTCAATCTTGGGGTCTTCTTGCTCTAGTCATATTTACTGCCTGTTTTGGGAAGATTTTTGGCACTGTTTTGGTCTCTCTCTGCTGCAAGGTTCGGTTTAGAGAGGCGCTAACACTAGGTTTCTTGATGAACACTAAAGGTTTGGTGGAGCTTATCGTCCTTAACATCGGGAAAGATAGAGGG GTTCTGAATGATCAGACTTTTGCGATTATGGTTCTCATGGCGTTATTCACTACATTCATAACGACGCCAGTTGTCGTGGCCGTATATAAGCCAGCTGAAATGGCTAAATTGGAATACAAATACAGAACAATTCAGAGGAAGGAACCTGACACTCAGCTCAGAATGTTTATCTGCTTTCATAGCACAAGAAATATTCCGACATTGATTAATCTGATGGAGGTTTCGCGTGGTActgggaagaaaggagggcttCGCATCTACGCAATGCACCTAATGGAGCTGTCTGAAAGATCATCAGCGATTCTGATGGTGCACAAGGCAAGAAACAACGGGTTGCCATTTTGGAACAAGGTGAATTCTGATGCAAACCAAGTTGTGGTTGCTTTCGATGCATTCCATCACCTCAGTCAAGTTTCCATACGACCAACAACCGCGATCTCGCCCTTTTCTAGCATGCACGAGGACATTTGCACCAGCGCCGAGAGGAAGATGGCTGCAATAATAATCCTACCATTCCATAAGCACCAGAGAGTCGATGGACACTTTGAGACAACACGAGCTGACTTCAGGCATGTCAACCGCAGGGTTCTTGAACACGCCCCATGTTCTGTTGGCATATTGGTGGATAGAGGGCTAGGAGGCCCGTCGCACATTTCTGCAAGCAACGTTAACTACACTGTGACAGCATTCTTCTTTGGAGGCCACGACGACCGTGAAGCCCTATCTTATGGGGCGCTCATGGCTGAGCACACTGGCATTCGATTGAATGCAGTTCGTTTCATCGTGGACTCCAAGCTCATCCCGGATAGCCTTACTTTGGATGTGAAGGATGAGTCTCATGTAGAGGATACATCAGACGAAGAGTTTCTTGCAGAGTTTAAGCAGAGAGTATCGGCCGATGGTTCGATAAAATACGAAGAGGTTGGGGTAGGCAGTGATGCAGACATAGTTGGTACAATCTTCAAATACAACCGCAGTAATCTGTTCATCATAGGACGAATGCCAGAGTGTCGGCTAGTTGCAGCGTTCGACAAGAAGAGTGAATGTCCTGAACTGGGACCGGTGGGGAACTTGCTGATCTCACCGCAGTTTAAGACCACAGCGTCAGTGCTGGTGGTGCAGCAGTACCGGGGGCAGCTGATGGGAGACTCGCTGGCGTCGTTGAAGGAGGAGAATACGTCTGATACGGAAGCAGatgaggcggcggcggcggcacaGGAGTCGCGTTGA
- the LOC121771258 gene encoding dirigent protein 5-like produces the protein MNNPIPKPCFIIFLSFLTLLSLSPTTHSKTIKPNAPCNRIVLYYHDILFNGTDAANATSVMVTNRSSISNFNFGMMVVFDDPMTADGRLLSPAVARAQGFYFYDKKDIFSAWFAYTLVFNSTDYRGTLNVIGSDPFLEKTRDLSVVGGTGDFFMARGIVTFETDEIQGDFYFRLKMDIKLYECYKK, from the coding sequence ATGAACAACCCTATTCCAAAACCTTGTTTCATCATCTTCCTCTCTTTCCTcactctcctctccctctctccaacAACCCACTCCAAAACCATCAAACCAAACGCCCCATGCAATAGAATCGTGCTTTACTACCACGACATCCTCTTCAACGGCACCGACGCCGCCAATGCCACCTCCGTCATGGTCACCAACCGCTCATCCATCAGCAACTTCAACTTCGGCATGATGGTGGTCTTCGACGACCCCATGACGGCCGACGGCCGCCTCCTCTCGCCCGCGGTGGCGCGTGCCCAAGGCTTCTATTTCTACGACAAGAAGGACATCTTTAGTGCATGGTTTGCTTACACCCTTGTCTTCAACTCCACCGACTATAGAGGCACTCTCAACGTCATCGGCTCCGACCCGTTTCTCGAGAAGACGAGGGACTTGTCGGTCGTTGGCGGCACCGGAGATTTCTTCATGGCGCGTGGGATTGTTACGTTTGAGACCGATGAAATTCAAGGGGATTTTTATTTTAGGTTAAAGATGGATATTAAGTTGTATGAGTGTTACAAGAAATAG
- the LOC121770254 gene encoding uncharacterized protein LOC121770254, translated as MEMEQEMDEEMEQELFEEDQFQEPEEFPEPMQFPEAEPPQEAEFGQGPRASLSLSSQEKNLIVQFLQQQCRAGALPHGSLIEAATKSRVHPRTASRLWRIAAHQIEQGQPVVMKGEASGYTKKKVKKLAIKMEVSKSTAGRWVKGNKIRPHTNAIKPALTDVNKISRMRWSLSHIQPTISEGKLLYHAMHNIVHIDEKWFYMTKTSDRYYLLPEEDEPYRSFSRPLFGSDGQPIFDGKIGIFPFTQQVPAKRKSKNRPRGTLETKSIQSVSKEAMRECLLNQATKHSITIHARIIPTIKAKWSANANKEIYIQQDNAKPHLKSSDLQFEAIASTDGFKFHLVSQPANSPDTNVLDLGFFRAIQSLQDDKLATNIDELLANVWRSFEELTPQTLNNVFLTLQSCLTKILEVHGGNNYKIPHLNKDRLSRTVGLPTSLEVEENLIRDSLEYLLLPHNDVGGSYEIGHLSNVLG; from the exons ATGGAGATGGAACAAGAGATGGATGAAGAGATGGAGCAGGAGCTGTTCGAAGAGGATCAGTTTCAAGAGCCAGAGGAGTTTCCAGAGCCTATGCAGTTTCCAGAGGCAGAGCCTCCACAAGAGGCAGAGTTTGGCCAAGGGCCGAGGGCCTCTCTAAGTTTGAGCAGCCAAGAGAAAAACCTTATTGTACAGTTCCTTCAACAGCAATGCCGTGCTGGAGCACTTCCACATGGTTCACTCATAGAAGCTGCAACAAAATCCAGAGTGCATCCAAGGACAGCCAGTCGCTTGTGGAGGATAGCCGCTCATCAAATTGAACAAGGCCAACCTGTTGTCATGAAAGGCGAAGCATCAGGTTATACTAAGAAAAAGGTAAA AAAACTTGCTATTAAGATGGAAGTTAGCAAGTCCACAGCTGGCAGATGGGTGAAGGGAAATAAAATCAGACCACATACAAATGCCATCAAGCCTGCActcactgatgtgaacaaaatttCAAGAATGAGATGGAGTCTTAGTCATATTCAGCCAACCATATCTGAAGGAAAGCTTCTCTATCATGCAATGCACAACATTGTTCACATTGATGAGAAATGGTTCTACATGACAAAGACTTCAGACAGATACTACCTGTTGCCGGAGGAGGATGAGCCTTACAGGTCTT TCAGTAGGCCACTGTTTGGCAGTGATGGGCAGCCCATCTTTGATGGTAAAATAGGCATATTTCCATTCACACAACAAGTGCCAGCCAAAAGGAAGTCAAAGAATAGGCCAAGAGGGACACTAGAGACAAAGTCTATCCAATCAGTTAGCAAAGAAGCCATGAGAGAATGCCTTCTTAATCAG GCAACTAAGCATTCAATCACAATTCATGCTCGGATTATACCAACAATCAAGGCAAAGTGGTCAGCCAACGCAAACAAGGAGATATACATCCAACAAGATAATGCCAAACCCCACTTGAAATCCTCTGACTTACAATTTGAGGCTATTGCAAGTACAGATGGTTTTAAATTCCATCTAGTTAGCCAACCAGCCAACTCCCCAGATACAAATGTACTAGACCTTGGCTTTTTTAGGGCCATTCAGTCTCTGCAAGATGACAAACTAGCCACCAATATAGATGAATTGTTGGCAAATGTTTGGAGATCTTTTGAGGAACTCACACCACAAACTCTGAACAATGTTTTCCTAACATTGCAAAGCTGTTTAACCAAGATCCTAGAAGTCCATGGGGGCAACAACTACAAAATACCCCACTTGAACAAAGATAGGTTGAGTAGGACAGTGGGGCTGCCTACCTCACTTGAGGTTGAAGAGAATCTGATTAGGGACAGCTTGGAGTATCTTCTACTACCTCATAATGATGTGGGTGGATCATATGAAATAGGACATCTAAGTAATGTGTTGGGGTAG